The sequence CGCAACCGGATAGAACAATCCCGCGGAGACAGCGCATGCGCGCAATAAAAGTTCCTACCGTTATGCTGCTGCTTTGCCTGCTCAGTGCGTGCAGCATTGAGGTCAAAGAATTTAAGACACCGGTTGCGGTTAACGAATCCTTTTCATTAAGCGGCAGTGTTCCATTGAAGGAACGCTGGTGGCTAAGTTTTAACGATACAGCGCTGAATCAGCTTATCGATAAAGCGCTGCAGCAAAATCTTGATCTTATCGCCGCTTATGAGCGACTCAAACAGGCCCAGGCCATCGCTCGCAAGACCGGTTCAGAACTGATTCCCGCCCTTGACGGCACATCCAGCCTGAGCCGCAGAGATGGTAATGAAACGCTAGGCTTACTCACTAACGATAATTTTTCACTGGGCCTCATTGCCAGTTACGAGCTTGACTTGTGGGGCCGCATTAGAGCCGGCACTTATGCTGCCGAACAGGATGTAAAAGCCTCTGAACAGGATATTCATACCGCCGCAATTGCATTGTCTGCAGAAATTGCACGCACCTGGTATCAATTGATAGAACAACAGAAACAATACAACTTACTGACTGAACAAATCGTCATCAATGAACAATATGCCAACTTAGTGGAAGTCCGTTTCAGAGGCGGTCAAGCGACTGCGGCTGACGTATTCCAGCAGCGCCAATTGCTGGAAGGCGTGGTTGGCGACCGTTATACCGTGCTGGCCAACATTGAGGTCCTGAAAAATCAACTGGCGGTTTTAACCGGCCAATCGCCCGGAACGCTCGAAATTGCGACCAGTGATCGTTTTCCTGAAATAAACGGTTTACCGGATACCGGATTAACCTCGGATTTGATTCAACGCCGCCCCGATGTCCTCAAAGCCTATTTCCGGTTGCAAGCTGCCGACCTGAGAGTAGCGGCTGCGATTGCCGACCGTTTTCCAAAAATCGGCCTGTCCGCAGGAATAGACACGACTGCACCGGATCTTCAGGACTTCTTTAATAACTGGATGGCGACGCTCGCCGGCAATCTGGTTTTACCGTTGATCGACGGTGGCCGCCGTATTGCGGAAGTGGACCGCACCAAAGCCGCAACTGAGGAAGCGCTTAATCTGTATGGACAAAGCGTATTGCAGTCCATCAAAGAAGTTGAAAACGCCTTGGCTCAAGAAGAGAGGCAACATCAACGCCTGGACAGCCTGAAACAGCAACTGCGTTATTTGAATGAAGCCAATAACAATATCCGGATTCGCACCGCTTACGGTGCTTTCGATTTTCTCCGCGTACTTTCGACGCTCAACAGTTTGCAAGCCATGCAGCGCTCGCTGATTCGTGCCGAACGCGAATTGGTCGATTTCAGAATTTTACTCTATCGCTCACTTGCAGGTGGGTGGCCACTTGCGGAACCCGTTAAAACCAGGATTGAAAACAATGGCTAATGTTTTAAGGAAATTATTCAAAGCACTCCCTTCTCTGTTGATTATTGCCATTGCCGGATCCTTGTCTTATTACTGGCTGACCAATAAACCGCGCGCGGCGCGCAATCCGGTAAAGATAAGCGCTCCTTTGGTCGAAGTCATTGCGCCGCAGATAATCGATCATTCTGTTACTGTTTCCGCATTGGGAAATGTTGTTGCTTCGCAAAGTGTCAATTTAAACTCTCAAGTCGACGGCATGGTCAAGTCGGTCAGCGAAAACTTCATCGAAGGCGGCTTATTGAGAAAAGGCGAGGAAATCGTCAAGCTTGATCCTACCGACTATGAATTGCGCCTGCGCCAAGCTCAAAATGATTTGATCCGGGCCAAGTTCAATTTAAAACTGGAACTCGGCCAGCAAGAAATCGCTCAAGAGGAATATAAACTGCTGGGCGAGGAACTGGATGAACTCGCAAGCGAACTGGTCCAACGCAAACCTCATCTGGAAGCCTCAAAATCGGCACTGGACGCTGCCGAAGCAGCACTTGAACAGGCCCGTCTGAATCTTCAGCGCACACAAACCATCGCACCTTTCAACGCCGTGGTCACTGCGCGTAATGCCAATATCGGCTCCTGGGTATCGACGTTCTCTACCGGCACACCCCTGGTTCAACTGGTTGCGACCGATACCTTCTGGATAGATGTCTCGTTGCCGCTGGAAAAACTGCGCTGGATCAATATTCCCGGTTTCAACAATGAACAAGGCTCGACCGTCAAGATAACTTACTCGCAGGCGTGGGGACCGGAGGCATTCAGGATCGGCAAGGTCAAACGGTTGAAAGCCGAGGTGGAACCGGAAGGACGCATGGCCAAGTTGATTGTCGAAGTCGAGGATCCGCTGGGACTCAAACCGGCTAATCGCAACTTACCGCATATGATGCTGGGCACACTGGTCCATGCCGCTATTGCGGGTAAATCAATTAATCGTGTTATGGCAATTCCCGAAAACGCGGTGCATGACGGCAACCGGCTCTGGTTGATGACAACAGAAAACACGCTGGATATCATCACAGTTGAACCGCTCTGGAATGAGTCGGGATGGGTCTATTTAAGCGCCGAAGCACTTCCGCCCTCTCCCCGCATTATCAATAGCGATCTGTCTGCTCCCGTCCAGAACATGCAAATCCGCACTCATGAACCCAAGATTTCCGAATCGGCCAGGTAGATACGATGTCACAAGAGCAACATTCGACAGAAACCGGCACTATCGCCTGGATGGCAGGCCACTCGGTAGCAGCCAACCTGGTCATGGCCGTGTTGATCATTGGCGGCCTCTTGTTTATGACGACTATTCGGCAGGAAGTATTTCCGGAATTTGAAATAGACACCGTCAGCATCAGTGTCGCATACCCCGGAGCCAGTCCGGAAGAAGTCGAAAGCGGCATCATTCTGTCAATAGAGGATGCTATAGGCGGCATTGAAGGCGTCGATCAAGTCAATTCTTCCGCCAAAGAAGATATCGGCATGGTCACAGTCGAAGCCCTCAGAGGCACGGACATGCAGCGCCTGACGCAGGAGATTCAAAAAGAAGTTGATCGCATCACGACCTTCCCCATTGATGCCGAGAAACCTCAAGTCACCGTAATGGCCAATAAGCGTCAGGTCATTTCCATCGTCCTATTTGGTGATACGCAAGAAAACGTGCTGCACGAACTGGCAGAACAATTCCGGGATCAACTGTTACAAGACCCCGGCATCACCCAAATCGAACTTGAAGGTATCAAACCGCTTGAAATCGCGATCGATATCCCACAGGAAACGCTGCGCCGATACCGTCTGTCGCTAGGCGACATCGCTCAGCGCATTACTGCCGCCAGCATCGACTTGCCGGGCGGCAGTGTTAAAACCGGTACCGGTGAAATTTTGATCCGGGTCAAAGAACGCCGGGATTACGCCAACCAGTTTGCCAGCCTGCCAATTATTACCACTGCGGACGGCAGCCAGGTAAAACTGGGCGACATCGCCACCATCAAAGACGGTTATGATGAAAGTGATTATTACGCGACTTTCGATAACCAGCCTGCCGCGATGATTCAGGTTTACAGCGTCGGCGACCAAACGCCGATCCAGATATCTGAAACGGTCAAAAAACACATGGAACGTATCGTTCCCGAGCTACCCAAAGGCATCTCTGCCGAAATCCGACGAGACACATCGGAGGAATATTCGCAGCGTATCGATCTTTTGCTCCGCAACAGTGCCATGGGTTTAGTGCTGGTTTTCATCATGCTGGCCCTGTTTTTGGAATTGCGTCTGGCATTTTGGGTGATGATGGGGATTCCGACAGCATTTCTTGGCTCATTTTTGATTCTGCCAAGCATAGGCGTCAGCCTGAACATGATTTCGCTGTTTGCTTTCATAATCGCGTTAGGTATTGTCGTGGACGACGCAATCATCATCGGCGAAAACGTTTATCACTACCGGCAGGAAGGATTTTCGCCGATGCAAGCCGCAATTAAAGGCACACAAGAAATGGCAATGCCGGTCACTTTCAGTATTTTGACCAATATCGCGACTTTTATGCCGTTGCTCTTTATCCCCGGCATCACCGGCAAAATCTTTTACATGATACCGCTGGTGATCATCACCGTGTTTCTGCTGTCGCTGGCGGAAAGTCTGTTTATCCTGCCCTATCATTTGGGGCAACTGAAGGAAATGAAACGTCACGGGATTTTGGCATTCGTGCATCACTACCAGCAAAAATTCAGTCATGGCTTCAGGCATTGGACGACGCACCGCTACGGACCTTTTCTGGAAAGTATATTAAGGCATCGCTATCTGACCATAGCGGCCACTTTCGCATTGTTAGTCGCCACGCTTGCTTATGCGTTGAGCGGCCGAATGGGCATGACACTGTTCCCAAAAACCGAATCCGATTTCGCTCAGGTTACGCTGGTCATGCCGTTCGGGACTCCGGTTGCCAGAACTGAAGCTGTCGCACGCCATCTGTTTGAATCCGCTCAAAAAGTAGCAGGGAGCGTTCCGGACGGAGATAAGCTGCTCAAGGGTATTTTTGCTGAAATCGGCACGATCGACCACAAGAGAACGACAGGAAGTCATTTGGCTTCAATCCGGGCTTACCTGGCACCGCCTGAAATACGCGATAAAATCATGAGCACTGAGCAGTTTAACCAGCGATGGCGAGAAGCCACGGGTGAAATCGCAGGAATCGAGTCGATCATGTTTGAATCGGATGCAGGCGGACCGGGCTCGGGCTCCGCATTAACGATAGAACTGAATCATCGCGATATCAAGATACTGGAACAAGCCAGTCAACAACTGGCCGATGCGCTTAACGCCTACCCTATCGTCAACGATGTCTCCAGCGGTTTTAGTAGCGGCAAGGAACAACTGGATTTTAGCTTGTTGCCTGAAGGCAGAAGCCTTGGTTTCACCGCGCAAAACGTCGCGCGCCAAGTCCGTAACGCTTTTTTCGGTGCGGAAGTATTGCGCCAGCAGCGGGGCCGAAACGAAATCAAAATCATGGTCAGACTTCCTGAAGAAGAACGGATGTCGGTGCAAAACATTAAAAACTTAATGCTATGGTCACCTGCAGGGTTGGAAATTCCGTTAACCGAGGCCGTCGAAATCGAGCAGAGCCGGGCTTATACCGAAATCAATCGCCGAAATGGCCGGCGCAATATACAAGTCAAATCAGGCGTTACGCCGCGCAGTCGAACCAGCGAAATTCTAAATGATCTGGAAGCAACCGAACTGCCTCGTTTGAAAAATGAATTTCCGGGTTTGCAATACAGCTTTCAAGGCAGTCAGGCAGAGATGGCAGACAGCCTGAGCAGTCTTAAAATCAGTTTCGTGTTCGCTTTACTGGGGATCTATGCAATGCTGGCAATTCCGTTCCGTAGCTATGTTCTGCCGCTGATCGTCATCGTCAGTATTCCTTTTGGCATCATCGGCGCGATATTCGGCCATTTACTGTTGGGTTACGAGTTAAGCATCTTGAGCATGCTGGGTATCGTGGCCCTCTCCGGCATTGTGGTCAACGACGCGCTGGTATTAATCAACTACGCAAACGAATTGCGGACTGAGGCTGACAGCAACAGGTCACCTTTGCACATCATCAAAACGGCAAGCATTCAGCGCTTGAGACCGATCTTATTGACGACACTAACCACTTTCTGCGGCTTGATGCCGATGATTTTCGAAACATCCAGGCAAGCCAAAATGCTGATTCCGATGGCTATTTCGATAGGCTTCGGCATCATGTTCGCCACGCTGATCACGCTGATTCTTATCCCTTCACTCTATCTGGTAGTCGAGGATTTGCGCGCACTGCTGGTCAAGCTAAAAAAGACTGAATCCTCGGTGGATTAGCTTACTCCGGCTTCATTTAAGCTTTCGCCTACCCTTCTTTATCATCAAACGGGGAATTGCTGACAAATTCTCAATCCGTTTATTTTTTCTGGCGATCAATCCGCCTGCTGAAACTCTTGAGCAAATTCGGCGAGTTCATTTTTCCAGGGCTTTGTGTTGTATCCCCAATCACCTTCATCCAGAAGCTTTTCCGCTTGCGCGAATTCGGCTTTTATCTGCGTTAGATTTGCTTCGTCGCCGTCGGCCCAGAGTGCCTGAGCATAAAACAGGTGGTTAAGCGGGTGGCCTGGATGTTCCTTGGCTGCTTTTTCCACCAGTTCCAGCGCCTTGTCGAGGTCTCCAATACCATTGGGCCAAGCCGGAGCCTTGAGATAAAGCATCCCCAATAATCTTAGCGGGCCGCCGCCGTCGATGTCCGGACTTAAAGCCACCGCTTGCTTCATTTCTTCTTCCAGACGACCCAGGTTCACTATGGCCTGGGTCATATGTTCGCGTACCGAAAGGCCCAGATTAGCGGCTAAATAGTAATGCACCGCCCCATCACCGCGCCCTCCTTGTTGCAAAGCGGCTTCGGCAAAGCCAACCCCTTCGGCAGCCAATTTTTCGCGCTGCATTTGGTCCATTTCACGCTCGGCCAAAAGCAGGGACAGGCGACTTGCTAGCGAGGTACTCAGCGCCGCAGGATCTTGACTATTGCGAAGAACAATCCGAGCACACGCCAAGGTATGGGTATCTGTCTTAGGACCAAACCGGTTTTGCTCCTCGACCAAAGATACAGCGGATAGTTTAGGGCAATCATCTGGCAATTCTGTCTGCACCTGATCACGCGGCAAACCGGCGCAACCGGCCAGCAATGTCAGCAACACAAGCGGCGGAACAAGCCGTGTTTTATTCTCCATCTTATTGCCCGTTTGCCCACAGCTTGATCATCGGGTCAAACACTACAGAGTCTACAGTAGCAAAGGCTTCCACCCCGAATAGCTCGCACAGCTTTTTGCCTTCACTGTCGGAACACATACCTTCCAATGCCTTAGCAAAACGGGCGCGCTCGTCCTCTGTCGTTGTGGCGCTGTTGGCTACAACGCCCATCAGTGGAATTTCCTCGGAGGTAAAGACAGCTTCAAGAGACGTATCCATTTGGAGCGAAGAGAGGCCGCCAAATTGTTGCTCGTTCAAGATGACCGCATCCAGTTCTCCTTTATTCAAAGAGCGCAAGGCACGGATTGCCTGATTTGATTTTTGTAAGACAAAAAAAGTGTCGGGGTCGTATTTTCCGGCAAAAACGATTTTGCCGATGAAAGAGGATTCTTCCAGGGCTGTTCCGCCTAGCGTTTTACCTTTAAGCTCATCCAGGTTCTTGTACTTGCCTTTCTGAACCATGACCCGGTAACGTTCATGGGTAAGCCCTTTAATTTTGGGTTGAACTACAGGTACTAGGTTATGTTGATTGCGCAAATCCAGAAAAAGCCCCAACGAGGTGATGGCGAACTTGGGTTTATTGTCGGCCATCTGTTTTCTGCATTCGTCCGATTTAGCCGTAAACACACTGTTAAAGCTGTTCTCCTGCCATTGACCGACACGTTCAACCACGCGCAACATCGAAGTCATTGCTCCGTTGGCGTCTTTTGCATTGACGGATCCGCCGGGATAGCACACCACGATCATTTCTGAATTAGGCGCGGCATTGGTAATAAAGGAAGCCGCAGCCAGGCCGGCAAGAATAAAGAGACAGATTTTTTGCATTAGGGTTTTCTCTTGAAATCAAGTAACTGTCCAATGGCAGGAGCCACGACGAGAGTTGCGGTGAGGCAGCACACCAATCCTATGGTGATACTGATACCCAAAGAGGATACGCCCCGGTAACTGGCCAAGGTGATAGCACCCAGACCTGCCAAAGACGTTCCGGCGGCCAATCCGATGGTCTTACCAACGTTCAGGCTGACTTGCAAAGGCGTATGGCTCTTTAATTCATTCCAGCGGTAGCTGAACCAAACGCCGTAATCAACTGCCAACGCGATGACCAAGGGCAAGGCAACGATATTGGCGTAATTGTAGCTCATGCCTGCCAGCGCCATTATTCCGAGCATCCAGCCCCCACCAATTAACAAGGGCAGCGCCGCCAACGCGAAGCCGCGCACGCTGCGTGTCGCCGCCATGACCCAAAGTAAACATAAGCCTAGAGCCAACTGCGTGCCGTGTGTGAAACTTTCAACCACGGCCTTGGCAAACTCTTGATGTGTCGTCGGAAAGCCGGTCGCATCGGGCGAGACGCTATAAACATCGTTGATCAGCGCGTCCAGATTGACGGGGTCGTACACGGTTTTTGCAGGGAAAGCATAGATTGCGATACTGCCGTCAGCAGCGAAGAAACGGTCGCGCAGTGCAGGTGGTAACTGATCCGGCGTCAGCGGTTGAATCTGCCTCCATGACGCGATCATTTTGAGTCCGGTATCCGCTCCGGACAATAAAGCCCGTAAAAAACTCTCGCTACGCACCCGACCCTGTTCACCCTCTGTAGCGAGCTTTTCTGAAATGGCCGAAAGCTGCACTCGCAATACCTCCAGACTCTCGACCAGTTTGGAATGTCCTGCGGAAAAGGCCTGCTCCTGAGCTTCGTCTATGACACCTGCGCTGTTATGCAGCAATTCCTGCAATAACTCGAAGGATTTTGCAGACAAACCCGATTCAGTCAGTCCGGCGATCTGTTTGGCCGCGTCTGTCCGGGAAAATGCGTCACCGATACTCACCGCTTTTTGAAGGCGTTGGTCCGCATCGGGAGGAAACAGATTGGTCAGCGACTGCACTTGGGCAATTGTCTTGAGATTGCCTGCCTCGCTGGTGATGCGCCGGGCTTCCGCCAAGTCCTTGGCTGTAAAAATAATGACTTCCGCCTGGTAATCGCTTTCCGCTACCATACGCTGCTGGTAATAAGCCGCCGTGGAATCTTTGGGCAACATGGCCAACACATCGTAGTCAAATTGAATAGCCGAGCCCTTGAATCCGCCAAAGACAGCGCCGCTTAGGGCAATTATGACGAGGATCAGCGCGACAGGCATTGGCAATGCAGCGCTTGATTTGCGGGTTCCGGCTGAAATTGAAGGCTTAACTAGCGCGGGGGTGGAGCTGAGTTTGGGCGGAAGTAAAACGTAGAGCGCCGGCTGAACCATCCAGGTACTGATCAGAATCATCAGCACACCCATGGCCGCTATCACGCCCAGCTCGGCAAAACCTGGAAAATCAACCGTAGCCAGAACACTGAAGATCAATAATGAAGCACCACCCGCGGTAAGCACTGCGATAAAGGATGAGCCGACGCCATCGCTTATCGCTTGAATTAACGGTTTGCCTGCACGACGCTCCTCGGCAATGCGAGAGGAGGTAAAAATGCCGTAGTCTGCGCCAAGACCGAACAAAATGGCGATAAAGGCTGCGGTGATCATATTGAGATGACCCACCGTAATAAAGGCCAATCCCAAACTCCAGAGCACGCCCAGCCCCATAGGAACAAAAATCAGCGCGGCCCAGCGCAAGCTTCGCACCACCAACAGAATCAACGTAGCGACTAGAAAAGCGGAAGTCAACGTCACCAGCATCATGTCCTTGCGAAGGTTGACATATTCCTCGTACTCTATGGCAGGCAAGCCGCTCAGCCCCAAAGTGGGCGGTGTTCGGCCGGCAGCTTTGGCTTGCGCAGCCAACTCGGCCGATACCTGTTTGACCTTGTCTACGAAGGGTCCAAGATTCTCGAAGTCTCCCGAAGGATTTTTCGGGTGAACGAACAAAAACAACATACGCCCGTCACGCGAGGTAAAGTAACCGTCATTCATGCCGCCTGCCCCGTTTTTAACGAGCAAGTTGTTCCAGTCCACACCGGCAGGAACAGTTTCAGAGGACAGCCAGCGCTGCCATTCTTCCAGGAAAAAAGCCGCCATATTCAGGCTTGTTTCGGCCGTAGTCAAATCAATGTCAGTCCCGCCCAGCGGAGAACTGCCTTTGCTCCAGCTTAATGCATTGAGCAGGTTTTGCTCCAAACCACCTTCAATCAAGGAGGGCTGACTCGCTATCGCAGCAAGCTTGTCAAGGCCCTCAGGCGGCATCAGCAAATAAGCATGGTCCAGAAAAAATGCAATATCGAGACGCGAGGTCGCTTGGCCTATTTCAGGTTCCGGTCTGAGTCTGGCGGCCAGATCGTTGGCAAATGATTCCAATTCGTTGCGCGGCGCACCCTCCAGAACCACTATGAGATCCGAAGCTGCACCAAAGTTTTTCAAAAAATCGTTAAAGCGCCCGGCAACTGCTGTGTTCTGAGGGAGCAAAGCTTGTCGTGAGGTGTGAACCGGAAGTTGTAACGTTAACAAACCTGCCAGAATCGACAAAACCAAGGCCAGTCCCAGGATCTTCTTGGGATTTCGGGCAAAGTATTCCGCTATCTTGGCGGCACGCTGGTTGATATTCATAGAAAGAGGGTTGTTTAACTTAATTCGTGCCGGCACCTTGAGGGGGTTTAGAACGCTCCAGATAGTTTTCCCACTTGCGTGCGGTCAATCTCTGGAAAAGGGGTACTACTGGATTGAGTTCAATGGGAGCAGCATCCCAATAAGATTCGTAACCTAATTGTTCGGCTTCCAGGGCAACACCGTCTTCATTGAGGATGGGTTTGAATACCAAAGGTTTGGCGATATTCAGTACCATTTGGGTCAGCCACTTCGGGGTTTTTAACGAAATCAGCGGAATGATGAGCGCATCGAAATAAAACAGGAAAAATACACGCGTGGTTCGTTCATCAATAGGCAACATGAACGACCAATTTTTGATGCTGTCCCCGGTATTGGTCCATTGATACGGATATTCATAGCATAACTCGATGGAACGGGTATTAACCCGTTTGCGGTCAACAAAAATCCCGGAAATCCGACCTCCGGCCATAAAGGCGTCGTATGTCAAATAAACCCTATCTTCATTGCTTTCATGATGGGTCAATTTGGCATCGATAAATGGTTTGTATTTTCTGTGCAGGAAGGCATGAGAAAAATCGCAGATGTTATCGATCACCATTGAATGATGCGTGCGCCAAGTGTAATCCACAGCAAAATTAGCCCAGGTATCAGCGCCGGTAAGTTCGGGAATTTCCGGTATCTTGTAGTCAATGGCAAGTTCAGCTTCGCCGGGGAACAACCAGATAAGACCGTAGCGGACTTGCACGGGATAAGTCCGTAACTGTTTCTTGATTAGCGGGTTACCAAAGCTGTCATGGGAGTAATCCTCCAGCCAGCCGTCTCTGTTGTAGGCCCAACCGTGGTAAGCGCAACGCAAAGTGCACTTGTCTACCGCGCCATGTGTCAACTTTAGCTGACGGTGCATGCAGAGGTTACGAACGGCCGCAAGTTTACCGTCTTCACCGCGAAAAAGGGCAATTGAGGTGTTCGAAAAAATCACCTCTTTAACCTGACCTTTTTTTACTGCGTTGTCGTATTCCACTACATACCAGCGATTCGGATCCATTCCCGACGCGCGGGCTTTTTGCCGCGAATTTTTAGCTTCAGAAAAGGAAGGGGGTGGGGATTTCGTCTGCGCATTCTTCATCTTCGGAACTCTGTTAGGTGGTTAAGAGGGGGGCGATTTACTTGGCAGTAACGATTAAGCCCCTGCGGACGAAATCATCGTAGGCTTCCTGCACCGCTTGAGACAGCTGGGTGGGCTGATAGCCCAATTCCTGTTTCGCCTTGTCGTGATCAGCGCGCCGCCGCATCTGAAGCAAGCGCACTGCTCCGGGTGTAAAGCGTCTGGGCAGGTTGGGAAATACCTTATACCAGGTCTTGTCGGCCACTTCGGCCAGCATGGCCATTAGGAAAGGCGATAATTTCAGACGGGGCAAGGAACGACCGGTAACTTTCCTGAACATCTCCATCAGGTCGTCGACGCTGGCATAGCCGGTGCTGAATATGTATTTCTGCCCGGAACGCCCATGCCGCATCGCTAAAAGGTGGCCTTCTGCGATATCCCGGCTGGATACGAACTCGAACCCCCCCGGAATATAGGCGCGCAAAGAGCCATGAGCATAATCAATGAGTACGCGGCCCATTCGCGAGGGTACATAATCGTGAGGGCCGATGATCGCACAGGAGGTCGCGACAACCACATTGAGACCGTTGGCATGAGCCTTTAGGCACTCATGCTCGGTAAGATGCTTGGTAAATCCATAAGGCAGATGTCGGTCGAAAGGATAAAACGGCATGCCCTCGTGACTTGAACGATCAGGCTCGTAGCCGGTTGCACTGAGCGATCCGGATACAACCACCTTGTCGACACCGTGGCGTTCGGCGGCTTGGAGAATATGGATTGTTCCTTTGACGTTGGTATCGAAAATTTCGCGTTTATGGGCTGCATTTCCTTCAATGGTCGAAACCAAAGCCGCACAATGATAAACACGAGCGCACCCCCGCAAAGCGTTCGATACCGCTTCGCCGTCACGCAGATCTGCGAACACACGCTCAACATTGAGGCCATCCAAGGCTCCATTATCACGTTCGGCCCGCATCATCACCCGAACTTGCTCGCCTTCTTCAAGCAGGCGGCGGACGAGGTTGGCACCTAAGTGACCGGTGGCTCCTGTAACGAGGGAAATACCTGCGCTCATTGCATTAAATCAAGTAAGCGCCAACCAGTGTGTAGCCGGAAGAACAGAACAAGGGATTTGGATGTCATAGTCATTGGTTTAAAAACGGTCTGGTAAAACTACGGGAGCAAAAGAGAGAATTATTCTGCCCTTGGCAATTAGCATCATAAATTCGGAATTCACTAAAATTTTCTAACCTTTTCCCGCGCAACAAGCGTTTTGAAACTGAAAACACGGCATGGTTTCCAGAGTCCAGCTTAGCTCGAGAACCTCATGACTTAAGACCTCTCAATATTTGTACCATACCCGAAATAGGCAAAAGATTTTATTTTCGCTTGATAAGGATACAAAAATGAAAATAACGGTATCTCATTTTTTATCAATGGCTTGATGATGGTAAACGCATCTAGAAGCAGTCTTACCGCCTGAGGTATATTCGAAATATTGTGTCGGATTAAATTACCGGCACCGAATACCGCCAAAAAACAGAATTGTTTAATCAATGAATAATGTTTCCTGTTTAAACCGGCTAAAACAGCTATCGATTCCTGTGCGTTGGCACCTCCGCATTGCAGGTATTTGAACACAGCCATTTTAAGCAAATCATTCGACATTACGGCATACAGCGCGTTGGCAAGGATATTAAGATTGGCATTAGCTATTTTTCTGTCTTGATAATAGGCTTCGATTTTTTCGTGAATCAAATCGTTATTACTAAAATCAGGCATAGCCAGTAAATACGCACTCAATATTTCAATATCGGAAAACACAGCGGTCAATCCGCCTCCGGTTAAAGGATGACGCATATTCAAGGCGTCTCCCAGCATGACAGCGCCCTTTCTTATTTTGGGTTTTGCAGCCATGTAATGATTGGGCATGACCTTAAATCCGCCTTCCTGCAAAGCTTGTGCATAACTGTTAGCCATACAGGCGGGAATATATGGGGTTACATTGGTTTCTAAATGCTCTTTCAGCAAAAAGTTTCTGGGTAACTGATCGCCGGGAAAATCGATTAAAAGCCTGACTTCATTATTGGAAATCGGATAACAGATAAAAGGCGTCGGACCCGATAAAAACACATGGCCATGTTGCGGAAAAGGCATTTCACAGTCTTTTAAAATCAAGCCTATGAAATAAGAGGTTACGGTTTTTTCGTTATTGCTGAGATGAGCTCTGAAATTTGAAAAGAATCCGTCGCTGGTAATGGTTAAAGGGGCATAAATAGATTTTATCTGGGACGTATGCGATTCCCGGTAACTCACGCCGATAATTTCATTCTTTTCATTTTCCAGTAGTTGCAGCGCCTTACCATGTATTTGCGTGACAGATTCGTTTTGCAACGCAGAAGCTCTTATTTGCTGTAAAAACCGGCCATTATGCAAACCTACGCCTTCATGCTGATGCGGGTAAGGAATGGTCGTTTCTTCATTACCTTGCAACAAGGCATAGCCCTTCACCCGCTGTGCTTCAAAACCATCCAGACAATGCCTGAGACCCATTTTCTCAAGCGAT comes from Methylicorpusculum oleiharenae and encodes:
- a CDS encoding NAD-dependent epimerase/dehydratase family protein; amino-acid sequence: MSAGISLVTGATGHLGANLVRRLLEEGEQVRVMMRAERDNGALDGLNVERVFADLRDGEAVSNALRGCARVYHCAALVSTIEGNAAHKREIFDTNVKGTIHILQAAERHGVDKVVVSGSLSATGYEPDRSSHEGMPFYPFDRHLPYGFTKHLTEHECLKAHANGLNVVVATSCAIIGPHDYVPSRMGRVLIDYAHGSLRAYIPGGFEFVSSRDIAEGHLLAMRHGRSGQKYIFSTGYASVDDLMEMFRKVTGRSLPRLKLSPFLMAMLAEVADKTWYKVFPNLPRRFTPGAVRLLQMRRRADHDKAKQELGYQPTQLSQAVQEAYDDFVRRGLIVTAK
- a CDS encoding FAD-dependent monooxygenase — protein: MKSEFDICIIGAGMAGATISAYLAPKGIRIALIDHCYKEKKRIVGELLQPGAVLSLEKMGLRHCLDGFEAQRVKGYALLQGNEETTIPYPHQHEGVGLHNGRFLQQIRASALQNESVTQIHGKALQLLENEKNEIIGVSYRESHTSQIKSIYAPLTITSDGFFSNFRAHLSNNEKTVTSYFIGLILKDCEMPFPQHGHVFLSGPTPFICYPISNNEVRLLIDFPGDQLPRNFLLKEHLETNVTPYIPACMANSYAQALQEGGFKVMPNHYMAAKPKIRKGAVMLGDALNMRHPLTGGGLTAVFSDIEILSAYLLAMPDFSNNDLIHEKIEAYYQDRKIANANLNILANALYAVMSNDLLKMAVFKYLQCGGANAQESIAVLAGLNRKHYSLIKQFCFLAVFGAGNLIRHNISNIPQAVRLLLDAFTIIKPLIKNEIPLFSFLYPYQAKIKSFAYFGYGTNIERS